From the Rhinolophus sinicus isolate RSC01 linkage group LG02, ASM3656204v1, whole genome shotgun sequence genome, one window contains:
- the ETFBKMT gene encoding electron transfer flavoprotein beta subunit lysine methyltransferase, whose translation MALSLGWRAFAPFPMNCCGVFLKAVRSSGLPLFPWGHCPWRGTGRFLDPEMKAFLEENTEVTSSGSLTPEIQLRLLTPRCKFWWERADLWPHSDPYWAIYWPGGQALSRYLLDNPDVVRGKSVLDLGSGCGATAIAAKMSGASRILATDIDPIAGMAIILNCELNQLNPFPILIKNILDLEQDKWDLVVLGDMFYDEDLADSLHQWLKNCFWIHRTQVLIGDPGRPQFRGHSIQHQLHKVVEYSLPEPTRQENNGLTTSTVWDFQP comes from the exons ATGGCTTTGAGCCTAGGTTGGAGAGCATTTGCACCGTTTCCCATGAACTGCTGTGGTGTGTTTCTGAAGGCTGTGAGAAGCAGTGGTCTTCCCTTGTTTCCCTGGGGCCACTGCCCTTGGAGAGGAACTGGACGCTTTTTGGACCCTGAGATGAAAGCTTTCCTGGAGGAGAACACTGAAGTTACCAGCAGTGGCAGCCTCACCCCCGAAATCCAGTTGCGGCTTTTGACCCCCAGATGCAAGTTCTGGTGGGAAAGAGCTGACCTGTGGCCCCACAGCGATCCTTACTGGGCAATCTATTGGCCAGGAGGCCAAGCCCTGTCTAG GTATCTTTTGGATAATCCTGACGTTGTCAGAGGCAAATCCGTGTTGGATCTTGGGAGTGGATGTGGAGCCACGGCTATTGCTGCTAAGATGAGTGGGGCATCGAGGATTTTGGCCACCGACATAGACCCTA ttgcagGAATGGCTATTATACTAAATTGTGAATTGAATCAACTGaatccttttcccattttaatcAAAAACATTTTGGATTTGGAACAAGATAAGTGGGACCTTGTAGTGCTTGGAGATATGTTTTATGATGAAGACCTTGCAGATAGTCTTCATCAATGGCTGAAGAATTGCTTTTGGATCCACAGAACTCAAGTGCTGATTGGTGACCCTGGACGACCCCAGTTCAGAGGACATAGCATTCAGCATCAACTGCACAAAGTGGTAGAATATTCACTTCCGGAACCTACTAGGCAAGAAAACAATGGACTGACAACAAGCACAGTGTGGGATTTCCAGCCTTGA